A part of Desulfofundulus salinus genomic DNA contains:
- a CDS encoding FeoA family protein, giving the protein MKALPLSELSIGQWGRVVSLKARGMTRCRLLDLGLVPETPVQAVRRSPLGDPIAYRIRGALIALRREEAGQVLVTPYCRRDEGSTTHLCKLPGRRPTFPAVPVLRPYRRLLWLVRSP; this is encoded by the coding sequence GTGAAGGCTCTACCGCTGTCCGAACTGTCCATTGGCCAATGGGGACGGGTGGTGTCTTTAAAAGCACGGGGCATGACCAGATGCCGGTTGCTGGACCTGGGCCTGGTTCCCGAAACGCCGGTCCAGGCGGTAAGGCGTAGCCCGCTGGGCGACCCGATCGCTTACCGCATCCGGGGAGCATTAATTGCCCTGCGCCGGGAAGAAGCCGGCCAGGTGCTGGTGACACCCTACTGCCGGCGCGATGAAGGCAGCACAACTCACCTTTGCAAACTGCCCGGGCGGCGGCCTACTTTTCCCGCAGTTCCTGTGCTCCGGCCCTACCGCCGCCTCCTCTGGCTTGTGCGAAGCCCTTGA
- a CDS encoding FeoB small GTPase domain-containing protein has protein sequence MPLATELRERFNIHPDPDAAVIALAGNPNTGKSTIFNALTGLKQHTGNWPGKTVLQAQGTFHFGGKKYILVDLPGTYSLLANSAEEMVARNFLCFARPDATVVVTDATCLERNLNLALQVMEITSKVIVCVNFIDEARRKNIFIDVDCLARELGVPVVATAARSGLGLTELKTGIDAVVRGQIVTSPRRLIYDPDIEEAVARLEDKIPGEIKEWINARWLALRIIDHDRSTLDNIRQYFKVPEWGVLRERYKYCPT, from the coding sequence ATGCCCCTTGCAACCGAACTGCGCGAAAGGTTTAACATCCACCCGGACCCCGACGCTGCCGTAATTGCCCTGGCTGGCAACCCCAATACCGGCAAAAGCACCATTTTTAACGCCCTGACCGGGTTGAAACAGCACACGGGCAACTGGCCGGGCAAGACGGTGCTCCAGGCACAGGGCACATTTCATTTCGGCGGCAAAAAGTACATCCTGGTGGACCTGCCGGGAACCTATTCCCTGCTGGCAAACTCGGCCGAAGAAATGGTCGCCCGGAACTTTTTATGCTTTGCCCGGCCGGACGCTACAGTGGTAGTCACCGACGCCACCTGTCTGGAAAGAAATTTAAATCTCGCTTTACAGGTGATGGAAATTACCAGCAAGGTAATTGTTTGCGTTAACTTTATTGATGAGGCGCGCAGGAAAAACATTTTTATTGATGTCGATTGCCTGGCCCGGGAACTGGGTGTACCCGTGGTAGCCACGGCTGCCAGGAGCGGCCTGGGCCTTACGGAATTAAAGACCGGGATCGACGCCGTGGTGCGGGGACAAATAGTGACCAGCCCCCGCCGGCTGATTTACGATCCCGATATCGAAGAGGCCGTGGCACGGCTGGAAGATAAAATACCCGGGGAAATCAAGGAGTGGATCAACGCCCGCTGGCTGGCGTTAAGAATAATTGATCACGACCGGAGCACTCTCGATAATATAAGGCAATACTTTAAGGTACCGGAATGGGGTGTTTTGCGTGAGCGGTATAAATACTGCCCCACCTGA
- a CDS encoding nucleoside recognition domain-containing protein produces the protein MSGINTAPPEAGPGVVNEAHQIEIRDRIVKTIYREAEAIAARVVRQTGPHRDWEHKVDDILTSRLLGFPVMFLLLGLVFWITLVGASYPSQALANALFWGEERLSEVFVCLDAPPWLHGLVVTGVYRTAAWVVSVMLPPMAIFFPIFSLLEDLGYLPRVAFNLDRLFKMAGAHGKQALTMSMGFGCNAAGVMACRIIESPRERLIAILTNNFVPCNGRFPTLIALASIFVGPAAAPGFSSLAASFTVVGLILAGILITLLTSWLLSRTILKGVPTTFTLELPPLRLPQVGRVLVRSVLDRTLFVLARAVTVAAPAGAVVWILANISFEGQSLLARGAGLLEPFGRALGLDGFILLAFILGLPANEIVLPILLMGYLSAGTMVEVDSLIVLQNILVHGHGWTWLTALCTMLFSLLHFPCGTTLFTIQRETKSIRWAVWAAVIPLAVAGLVCFAVAQTVQALGLV, from the coding sequence GTGAGCGGTATAAATACTGCCCCACCTGAAGCCGGGCCCGGCGTGGTGAATGAAGCCCATCAGATTGAGATACGGGACCGCATCGTCAAAACAATTTACCGGGAGGCGGAAGCCATCGCCGCCCGGGTGGTCAGGCAAACCGGTCCCCACAGGGATTGGGAACATAAAGTGGACGACATCCTCACTTCCCGCCTGCTGGGCTTCCCGGTCATGTTTCTGCTCCTGGGGCTGGTTTTCTGGATAACCCTTGTGGGAGCCAGTTATCCCTCACAGGCACTGGCAAACGCCCTGTTTTGGGGGGAGGAACGGCTTTCGGAAGTCTTTGTGTGTCTGGACGCTCCACCCTGGCTGCACGGGCTGGTGGTCACGGGCGTCTACCGCACCGCGGCCTGGGTGGTCTCAGTGATGCTGCCCCCCATGGCCATCTTTTTCCCCATTTTTAGCCTGCTGGAGGATCTGGGTTATTTACCACGGGTGGCCTTTAACCTGGACCGTTTGTTTAAGATGGCCGGCGCCCACGGCAAGCAGGCGCTGACCATGAGCATGGGTTTTGGGTGCAATGCAGCAGGGGTAATGGCCTGCCGTATTATTGAATCTCCCCGGGAAAGATTGATCGCCATCCTGACCAATAACTTCGTCCCCTGCAACGGCCGTTTTCCCACCCTGATAGCCCTGGCCTCCATATTCGTTGGCCCGGCGGCAGCCCCGGGTTTCAGCTCTCTGGCCGCTTCCTTTACCGTAGTGGGGCTTATTCTGGCGGGGATACTGATTACCCTGCTTACCTCGTGGCTGCTTTCAAGAACCATCTTGAAAGGGGTGCCCACCACCTTTACGCTGGAACTGCCGCCACTGCGCCTGCCCCAGGTGGGCCGGGTGCTGGTCCGCTCCGTACTGGACCGCACGCTCTTCGTCCTGGCCCGGGCCGTGACTGTAGCCGCCCCGGCGGGCGCTGTGGTGTGGATCCTGGCCAACATCAGCTTCGAAGGACAGAGCCTGCTTGCCCGGGGAGCAGGTTTGCTGGAACCCTTCGGGCGAGCCCTGGGTTTGGACGGCTTCATCCTGCTGGCCTTCATCCTGGGCCTGCCGGCCAATGAAATTGTCCTGCCCATTCTCCTTATGGGCTACTTATCCGCTGGAACTATGGTGGAAGTGGACAGCCTAATCGTTCTGCAAAACATTCTGGTTCACGGACACGGCTGGACGTGGTTGACCGCATTGTGCACCATGCTCTTTTCCCTGCTGCACTTTCCCTGCGGCACCACGCTGTTCACCATTCAGCGGGAAACAAAAAGCATCAGGTGGGCGGTTTGGGCGGCGGTCATTCCCCTGGCCGTTGCCGGCCTGGTTTGCTTTGCAGTGGCACAGACGGTGCAGGCGCTGGGGCTGGTATAA
- a CDS encoding sensor domain-containing diguanylate cyclase, protein MHPNLLLNISVRYWQDFQDTLARAMNANVYIFDANGDPFSRFSLPAELCQEVNKGRELRNEKCIDFYRSACGSTEDKDMLTCPYGLKLCAYRLGSYAQKIGYLIVAPAGHTTLMEREEEIAFITKAHNVYRTINEVFNAILERNLLGLRRLELNSIYEISRLMTSIVELDRVLELITNSLIIIYQADLCFVGLREGDKIRVAQGKGVRGNLLIGKEWPLVHPLIERIFSKVEPSSLSIEELKVLPGFTGTDAAPGTEIMVYPLWTALGIVGLLGIAAPVSLGDNGSKNLQIYINFAAVALANATLIRRLEREAETDFLTGFLNRRVLRDVLATELQRAARYGYHLSVIFLDIDDFKVYNDTFGHLAGDVVLQKTAELIKNSIRTTDIACRYGGEEFIIVLPGTKGGDAAKVAERIRKSIEINPFPHRRITASLGVAQAKKNDSVDSLLARADQACYQAKERGKNYLYLDPS, encoded by the coding sequence ATGCATCCAAACCTTTTACTTAATATTTCGGTAAGGTACTGGCAGGATTTTCAAGATACGCTGGCCAGGGCCATGAATGCAAATGTCTACATCTTTGATGCGAACGGTGATCCTTTTTCCCGGTTCAGTTTGCCGGCTGAATTATGCCAGGAGGTAAATAAGGGGAGGGAGCTCCGTAATGAAAAATGTATCGATTTTTACAGGTCTGCCTGCGGTTCGACAGAAGATAAAGACATGCTCACCTGTCCTTATGGACTTAAGCTTTGCGCGTACCGTCTGGGCAGCTATGCCCAGAAGATAGGGTATCTCATAGTTGCTCCTGCCGGGCATACAACCCTGATGGAACGCGAGGAAGAAATTGCTTTCATCACGAAAGCACATAACGTTTACCGGACGATCAATGAGGTTTTTAACGCCATTCTGGAAAGGAACCTGTTAGGTTTACGGAGGCTGGAGCTGAACAGCATCTACGAGATCAGCCGCCTTATGACCTCGATCGTCGAACTGGACAGGGTTCTGGAACTCATAACGAATTCGTTGATCATAATTTATCAAGCCGATTTATGTTTTGTCGGCCTCAGGGAAGGTGATAAAATCAGGGTCGCGCAGGGCAAAGGTGTGCGTGGCAACCTGTTGATCGGGAAGGAATGGCCACTGGTTCATCCGTTGATTGAGCGGATTTTTTCAAAAGTTGAGCCGTCGTCTTTGAGTATTGAGGAGCTGAAGGTTTTACCGGGCTTTACCGGTACAGATGCTGCTCCCGGAACTGAAATCATGGTTTATCCCCTCTGGACTGCTCTGGGAATTGTCGGGTTATTGGGTATAGCGGCCCCTGTTTCCCTGGGTGACAACGGCAGTAAAAACCTGCAGATATATATAAACTTCGCCGCGGTAGCCCTGGCCAATGCGACTCTCATACGCCGCCTGGAAAGAGAAGCCGAAACTGACTTTTTGACCGGTTTTCTTAACAGGCGCGTTCTGCGGGATGTACTGGCTACCGAACTTCAGAGGGCAGCGAGGTACGGTTACCACCTGTCGGTTATTTTCCTGGACATAGATGACTTCAAGGTTTATAACGACACTTTCGGGCACCTGGCCGGCGATGTGGTGCTGCAGAAGACGGCAGAGTTAATAAAAAACTCCATCAGGACTACGGATATTGCGTGCCGTTACGGGGGCGAAGAGTTTATAATCGTTCTCCCGGGGACAAAAGGGGGAGATGCTGCGAAAGTGGCAGAAAGAATACGTAAATCTATTGAGATTAACCCTTTCCCGCACCGCCGGATTACGGCAAGCCTGGGGGTGGCCCAGGCGAAAAAAAACGATTCTGTCGACTCGCTGCTTGCAAGGGCGGATCAAGCCTGCTATCAGGCAAAGGAACGAGGGAAAAACTACCTCTACCTGGACCCATCGTAA
- a CDS encoding ATPase domain-containing protein gives MERLITGIKNLDYILGGGIPAYSLNIVSGSPGSGKTIFVQHIIFNNARNGLKSLYLTTISESQLKMVRHLQDFEFFSDDLLGDRVIYGDLGEVLRKQGASRGLDYLTQMIKEHLPNIVVIDSVKVIRDLFPDEKTFRAFVFELAAVLSIWEITAFLVGEYEEQELTRLSEFAIADGIFHLYGQEEKRFQKRYMRILKMRGTSFQYGEHLFQIGPVGIEVYPRMRPEGEELRYDVKLGRKEFGICGLDEMLCGGLLEGTITLISGATGTGKTMFALKFLLEGAEKGEKGIFLSFEEPAVQLQNTARCLGWEIDRYLAEGQLEIKFISPIELDVDKHAFEILDMIREKKVERFVIDSISSFESSVTDIQKYRDYLWAIGQHLRKRHVTTIFTVLNEDLFSPLIVSRAQLSLITDNIIILRYVEDNSSIRKVLGILKARGSDHDKSLREYEIAPEGINILGRLDKADMLK, from the coding sequence ATGGAGAGGTTGATAACGGGCATAAAAAATCTTGATTATATTCTTGGTGGCGGCATACCTGCTTATTCATTGAATATCGTTTCCGGTTCTCCGGGCAGTGGAAAGACGATATTCGTCCAGCATATTATATTTAATAATGCCAGGAACGGCCTCAAAAGTCTATACCTGACCACTATATCGGAATCACAGTTGAAGATGGTGAGGCATCTCCAGGATTTTGAGTTTTTCTCAGATGATTTGCTGGGGGACAGGGTTATTTACGGGGATCTTGGGGAGGTCCTGCGCAAACAAGGTGCGAGCAGGGGCCTGGACTACCTGACTCAAATGATCAAAGAACATTTGCCAAACATAGTTGTAATCGATAGTGTCAAGGTTATAAGGGACCTCTTCCCGGACGAGAAGACCTTCAGGGCCTTTGTTTTTGAGCTGGCTGCCGTTCTTTCGATATGGGAGATCACTGCGTTTCTCGTCGGCGAGTACGAAGAACAGGAGCTGACGCGTCTGAGCGAGTTTGCCATCGCCGATGGGATTTTTCACCTTTACGGACAGGAAGAAAAGCGATTTCAAAAAAGGTATATGCGTATTCTGAAAATGAGGGGAACCAGTTTTCAATATGGGGAACATTTGTTTCAAATTGGTCCTGTGGGGATAGAAGTGTACCCAAGGATGAGACCGGAGGGTGAAGAACTCCGGTACGATGTCAAGCTGGGGCGAAAGGAATTCGGGATCTGTGGACTGGACGAAATGTTGTGCGGTGGGTTACTGGAAGGAACTATCACACTCATCTCCGGTGCCACAGGTACGGGCAAGACGATGTTTGCCCTAAAGTTCTTACTGGAAGGGGCTGAGAAAGGCGAAAAGGGGATATTCCTTTCTTTTGAAGAGCCTGCGGTTCAACTTCAGAATACTGCCCGCTGTCTGGGCTGGGAGATAGATAGATATCTGGCAGAGGGCCAGCTGGAGATCAAGTTTATTTCCCCCATAGAACTGGACGTAGATAAACACGCTTTTGAGATACTGGACATGATCAGGGAAAAAAAGGTGGAGAGGTTTGTCATCGACAGCATCTCCTCCTTTGAAAGCAGCGTTACCGATATACAAAAGTACAGGGATTATCTCTGGGCGATAGGACAACACCTCAGGAAGCGGCACGTCACCACTATTTTTACGGTGCTCAACGAAGACCTCTTTTCGCCTCTTATAGTATCCAGAGCGCAATTATCCCTGATTACCGATAATATAATCATACTGCGGTACGTGGAGGATAACTCCAGCATCAGAAAAGTTCTTGGAATCTTGAAAGCCCGTGGAAGCGACCACGACAAGTCCCTGAGGGAGTATGAGATTGCCCCAGAGGGGATAAATATCCTCGGTAGATTGGACAAAGCAGATATGCTAAAATGA
- a CDS encoding HD-GYP domain-containing protein gives MKSTFIHAARALMKLHEVRFKVSSNHSWRVAAYAAALAKKLGMPEKEQNRIYLAGLLHDIGKLGISSAILHKPGKLTAAEWEEIKKHPVYSYEILSAIPGMKAISLMALYHHERYDGCGYPEGLGGEAIPLGARILAVADSFDAMTSDRVYRPRMSKEMASEELFRCAGTQFDPQLVEVFCCRVVPEGIDPELYRITDDIPGGVKHLRNN, from the coding sequence ATGAAATCCACATTTATCCATGCTGCCCGGGCGTTGATGAAATTACATGAGGTCCGGTTTAAGGTTTCTTCCAATCATTCCTGGCGCGTGGCTGCCTATGCTGCTGCGCTCGCGAAGAAATTGGGTATGCCTGAAAAGGAACAGAATCGTATATACCTGGCCGGGTTGCTCCACGACATAGGAAAGCTGGGCATTTCCAGTGCTATCCTGCATAAGCCGGGCAAACTGACAGCCGCGGAGTGGGAGGAAATAAAAAAGCACCCTGTTTATAGTTATGAAATCCTTTCGGCCATACCGGGGATGAAAGCCATCAGCCTTATGGCCCTTTACCATCACGAAAGATATGACGGTTGCGGGTATCCGGAAGGATTGGGGGGTGAGGCCATTCCCCTGGGGGCGCGAATTCTGGCCGTGGCTGATAGTTTTGATGCCATGACTTCGGATCGGGTTTACCGGCCCAGGATGTCTAAAGAAATGGCCTCAGAGGAGCTCTTCCGCTGTGCTGGTACTCAATTCGACCCGCAGCTGGTGGAAGTGTTTTGCTGCCGGGTCGTGCCTGAGGGAATAGATCCTGAACTCTACCGGATCACTGATGATATTCCTGGAGGTGTTAAGCACTTGCGAAATAACTAA